GAAGCTGATCCCGATCCGGAAAACCTTGGCGCGGATATGTTCCGTGGTGTTTTGGTGCAAGGCGCATACGGCACCGGGCCGGAAGGGCGGCTCGGCATATGGGTTCCCACGGCATGCAGGACTTCTGTCTGCCCCCAGTGCGGCAGATGTTGTTCCGTGCTGGATTATCCTCGGGATTGTACTGAAGAGGATGTGGCGCAGCTGGCGCGAAGCGCTGCCGTACCGACCTTCCGGAGTGGGTGGGGCGGAAGCCCGACGGTTCCTACCCGCATCTGGGTCCGTCCGGGCACGGACCCTGCTTGCCGAGACACTGCCCCTGGCTACACCACGCTCGAAGGACGGTCGTCGCGTCTGTTCCATCCACGACTACAAGCCGGAAATCTGTCGCCAGTATCCCGGCTCCCGCAAACACGCTGCCATGACCGGCTGCCCCACGGCCCTGCGCCTGAGGGAGGGAGAGGTATGCAACGTCGAGGCCTGATATCCGGCTGCGTTGCCTCTCCGGCACGGATGCCTATCTTGGAATCGATTTCGCAGGGCAAAAGGCAAACAGGGCGGCCTGAATGGTTATGAGGAGTTGCCACCCCGCCATTTCAGATTCCAAGACAGAGGATGCGTTCGCAATATTCCGTTCCTCAAGGGAATGTATTCCCGCATATCCCCCGAGAAGAAATGGGGCAGTCCAAAAGCAGCCAAAAATGCCACACACAATCCACAAACAATTTTCCCCGACCCGCTGGACGCCTTGTACAGCCAATAACCAAAATCGTGGTCCAGAACTCTGAAGCCTTGCCGCCAAGCCATCGCGATCCACTTCTACGTCTCCTCCCGAAAATATTCCTGATCTTCCACTTGCTCCTGCGTCAGGACAAAGCGACCTCCTTTGCTTCTCGCCACAGCAGTTTGAGCTGAGCCTCCTTCTCGGCAATATACCTTGGAAACCTCATATTCATTGTTCTCCCGCCATGGTCTGGCCTTCGTACGCTGATAGAAATCGCGCGTAGGCTGAAGCAAATCTTTCTTACCTTCTGTATAAGCCTCGATGTATTTTTTATGGAAGTTTATGAAATGAATGTTTGTAATATCATATTGATTTATAAAATCAATTGTTTTGGATTACATCCAATAACATCAATACCACTATTTGAAATTATACAATAAAGAATGAAATTTACATTTTTACCATCATCTATTGATTCAAAATTAGACTTTCCCAGAATACACAGTCTCTGTGAAATCAATGCAAATAATACAGCTTCAACACGGCTAAAAACAGAACGGTTGTCGACTTTGTTAAGTTAAAATATACATAATCTCTAGTTCTGTTTTCCCAAAATATGCTACACCATTGAATTTAGCCTCAGAGAGGCTAGCTCCTTGTGAAAAAATGGTTTCTTTAAACAACGCAAACCCACCAAAATCGACTTCGGAAAAATCAGCAAATCCTTCAAAACACGCAGAATTAAACCGAACCTTTGGAAACTGCCCGACCTGTTGAAATTTAATCTCTTGCGGAAAAACAACCCCGCTCAAATCACAAAAACGTCCAGATCCTTCAAAAAGCTTCGACTCTCGCAACCTCTCAAACACTCTCTTATTGAAATCGTCATTCGATATCCTTTTTTCATAGAGCGGTGCATGAAACACACAATACCCCTTGCCTTCCGGATCGGTGTAGACAACTTCCTGCGGGTCGGCCCATTCATATTCCGCGCATTTGCAACACGTCATTGAGAACTCCTGAGGATTTGTATCGACGGAGTGTATAACCTGTCGTCAATAGTCTCAAGAAATTGCAGATGGAAACACATTTTTCGTGGGCATCCCGCAGAGCAAAAAGGGCATACTGCGAGGAATGAAAAAACGAGGAAGGGCGAAGCAAAGCGGAAGGCAATCCTTCCAGCGTATTACCACTTTGTATTACCAAAAGAAAAACGGCTTGCAGTATATTACTGCAAGCCGTTCATTTTGTCACCGTGTACATGGCAGTCGCAACCATGCTCGCGATGATGGTGTTCGTGATCGTGATCCGTATGGTCATGCTCGTGGTCGTGACTGTGCAGGAGGTGCGGGCGGAAGATCAGTATGGCACCCAGCACGATGATGATGGCTGCGGTGAGCGTGTCCGTGATGTATCGGGCCTGCGGAGGCAGGGTGGCGGAGAGTGACCCCAGTGCAAAGCCGATGGCGAAACGGCCAGCGAGGTGCCGAGTATGAATGCGGAGGTCAGGCCGAACACGCGACGGCACGCTTTTGTCCCCGGCCACGAACGGAGCCAGAACCAGCCGGAACACCCGCAGGAGAGTTCACCTATGCACCAGCCCGAGTGTGAGCGATGATTGCAGGGCCACTGAGGAACAGGGTGTCGGAAAACATTTGATCTCCTTATTGTTTGAAGATCAAAAATTAGATTGTGTATTTTTTGAATGTCAAGCTAAAAGCGGGCGCAACCGTTCGGTCACGGCTGGTCCCAGGTGCGATGCGCAAGAGTTTATTATACACACCCGGTATGGATGGCCCATTTCAGACCGAACGGGGCCATGATGGTTGTGACAAGGCCATGAGCACGAGGGCGGTGAACTGGACGATCATGGCGGGCAATTCGAACCGTTTGAGCCGTTCCGCCAGCCACCAACTTGTCGTCGGGATGAAAATCGCGTCGAAGATCCAGTTTCTGGGTGATCATGACCGTTTTTCCGTTACAGATTTTCATTTGTGCCACCCTGGGCCAAGCCGTGGAAGTGGGCAAGGGAATTTCAATCCCGAAAGGGATATCCCGAATCACGTTTGACTAATCGTGGATAGTGTTCCAATGGAAGCAGGCCTATAAAGGCAGAGGAGCTGAATATGGAACAGGAATACCCCCAATTTTCCTGACCCCGTCGGAAGCCGTTGAAGCCGTGTGCATCGATTTTTCCCAGTATGGGCCGCAGCCCGAACAGTTCGAGGTTGTGCGCTGTTCTGGGTGTTTCCGTGCCTGAAGCTCCATAAACAGCAGTACCGTGCGCAAGCTGTTGAAGAAGCTGATCCCGATCCGGAAGCCTTGGCGCGGATATGTTCCGTGGTGTTTTGGTGCAGACGCATACGGGCACCGGGCCGGAAGGGCGGCTCGGCATATGGGTTCCCACGGGCATGCGGGACTTTGTCTGCATCCAGTGCGGCAGATGTTGTTCCGTGCTGGATTATCATCGGGATTGTACTGAAGAGGATGTAGCGCTGTAGCGCGAACGCAGGCGTACCGACATTCTGGAATGGGTGGGGCGGAAGCCCGACGGTTCCTACCGCATCTGGGTCCGTCCGGGCA
Above is a window of Pseudodesulfovibrio tunisiensis DNA encoding:
- a CDS encoding pentapeptide repeat-containing protein, which gives rise to MTCCKCAEYEWADPQEVVYTDPEGKGYCVFHAPLYEKRISNDDFNKRVFERLRESKLFEGSGRFCDLSGVVFPQEIKFQQVGQFPKVRFNSACFEGFADFSEVDFGGFALFKETIFSQGASLSEAKFNGVAYFGKTELEIMYILT